In one Balaenoptera ricei isolate mBalRic1 chromosome 20, mBalRic1.hap2, whole genome shotgun sequence genomic region, the following are encoded:
- the CHD3 gene encoding chromodomain-helicase-DNA-binding protein 3 isoform X2: protein MASPLRDEEEEEEEMVVSEEEEEEEEEGDEEEEEVEAADEDYEEDDDEGVLGRGPGHDRGRDRHSPPGCHLFPPPPPPLPPPPPPPPPPPDKDDIRLLPSALGVKKRKRGPKKQKENKPGKPRKRKKLDSEEEFGSERDEYREKSESGGSEYGTGPGRKRRRKHREKKEKKTKRRKKGEGDGGQKQVEQKSSATLLLTWGLEDVEHVFSEEDYHTLTNYKAFSQFMRPLIAKKNPKIPMSKMMTILGAKWREFSANNPFKGSAAAVAAAAAAAAAAVAEQVSAAVSSATPIAPSGPPALPPPPAADIQPPPIRRAKTKEGKGPGHKRRSKSPRVPDGRKKLRGKKMAPLKIKLGLLGGKRKKGGSYVFQSDEGPEPEAEESDLDSGSVHSASGRPDGPVRTKKLKRGRPGRKKKKVLGCPAVAGEEEVDGYETDHQDYCEVCQQGGEIILCDTCPRAYHLVCLDPELDRAPEGKWSCPHCEKEGVQWEAKEEEEDYEEEGEEEGEKEEEDDHMEYCRVCKDGGELLCCDACISSYHIHCLNPPLPDIPNGEWLCPRCTCPVLKGRVQKILHWRWGEPPVAVPAPQQADGNPDAPPTRPLQGRSEREFFVKWVGLSYWHCSWAKELQLEIFHLVMYRNYQRKNDMDEPPPLDYGSGEDDGKSDKRKVKDPHYAEMEEKYYRFGIKPEWMTVHRIINHSVDKKGNYHYLVKWRDLPYDQSTWEEDEMNIPEYEDHKQSYWRHRELIMGEDPAQPRKYKKKKKELQGDGPPSSPTNDPTVKYETQPRFITATGGTLHMYQLEGLNWLRFSWAQGTDTILADEMGLGKTIQTIVFLYSLYKEGHTKGPFLVSAPLSTIINWEREFQMWAPKFYVVTYTGDKDSRAIIRENEFSFEDNAIKGGKKAFKMKREAQVKFHVLLTSYELITIDQAALGSIRWACLVVDEAHRLKNNQSKFFRVLNGYKIDHKLLLTGTPLQNNLEELFHLLNFLTPERFNNLEGFLEEFADISKEDQIKKLHDLLGPHMLRRLKADVFKNMPAKTELIVRVELSPMQKKYYKYILTRNFEALNSRGGGNQVSLLNIMMDLKKCCNHPYLFPVAAMESPKLPSGAYEGGALIKASGKLMLLQKMLRKLKEQGHRVLIFSQMTKMLDLLEDFLDYEGYKYERIDGGITGALRQEAIDRFNAPGAQQFCFLLSTRAGGLGINLATADTVIIFDSDWNPHNDIQAFSRAHRIGQANKVMIYRFVTRASVEERITQVAKRKMMLTHLVVRPGLGSKAGSMSKQELDDILKFGTEELFKDENEGENKEEDSSVIHYDNEAIARLLDRNQDATEDTDVQNMNEYLSSFKVAQYVVREEDKIEEIEREIIKQEENVDPDYWEKLLRHHYEQQQEDLARNLGKGKRVRKQVNYNDAAQEDQDNQSEYSVGSEEEDEDFDERPEGRRQSKRQLRNEKDKPLPPLLARVGGNIEVLGFNTRQRKAFLNAVMRWGMPPQDAFTTQWLVRDLRGKTEKEFKAYVSLFMRHLCEPGADGSETFADGVPREGLSRQQVLTRIGVMSLVKKKVQEFEHINGRWSMPELMPDPSADSKRSSRASSPTKTSPTTPEASAANSPCTSKPATPAPSEKGDGIRTPLEKDEAENQEEKPEKNSRIGEKMETEADTPSPAPSLGERLEPRKIPLEDEVPGVPGEMEPEPGYRGDREKSATESTPGERGEEKPMDGQEHRERPEGETDLGKREDVKGDRELRPGPPRDEPRSNGRREEKAEKPRFMFNIADGGFTELHTLWQNEERAAISSGKLNEIWHRRHDYWLLAGIVLHGYARWQDIQNDAQFAIINEPFKTEANKGNFLEMKNKFLARRFKLLEQALVIEEQLRRAAYLNLSQEPAHPAMALHARFAEAECLAESHQHLSKESLAGNKPANAVLHKGKGRGGPARGRAHNAASEPAGGVAERHEGGRDPPASHAVPNTPHRSPPSDVRAQHPQPAGQQGHGASPHTGLPPGSVRYTSGVRGGLQRRTRRGPGRRRRQLQPDACRVLHHSRHQRPSSAGEEGEGNGGGIGVRRAGSEGAPSRGGDLYRRLTGSQACPSPRPRPRGRPPAQALGPAASPPPSPPLGPPLG from the exons ATGGCTTCCCCTCTgagggacgaggaggaggaggaggaggagatggtggtgtcggaggaggaagaagaggaggaagaagagggcgacgaggaggaggaggaggtggaggcggCCGACGAGGACTACGAGGAGGACGACGACGAGGGAGTACTCGGGCGCGGGCCGGGCCACGACCGGGGCCGCGACCGCCACAGCCCCCCCGGCTGCCACCTcttcccgccgccgccgccgccgctgcccccaccgccgccgccgccgcccccgccgccag ATAAGGATGACATTCGGCTGCTGCCTTCAGCACTGGgtgtgaagaagagaaaaagaggaccCAAGAAGCAGAAGGAGAACAAGCCAGGAAAACCCCGAAAACGCAAGAAGCTT GACAGCGAGGAGGAATTTGGCTCTGAGCGAGATGAGTACCGGGAGAAGTCAGAGAGTGGAGGCAGTGAATATGGAACTGGACCAGGTCGGAAACGGAGACggaagcacagagaaaaaaaggagaagaagacgAAGCGGCGGAAaaaaggggagggagatgggggccAAAAG CAGGTGGAACAGAAGTCGTCGGCAACTCTGCTTCTGACCTGGGGCCTGGAGGACGTGGAGCATGTGTTCTCTGAGGAGGATTACCACACGCTCACCAACTACAAAGCCTTCAGCCAGTTCATGAG GCCCCTGATCGCTAAGAAGAATCCTAAGATCCCAATGTCTAAGATGATGACCATCCTTGGGGCCAAGTGGAGAGAGTTCAGCGCCAACAACCCCTTCAAGGGGTCGGCAGCTGCTGtggcggcagcggcggcagcagcggccGCAGCTGTAGCTGAGCAGGTGTCAGCTGCTGTCTCATCGGCCACCCCCATAGCACCTTCCGGACCCCCCGCCCTTCCACCACCCCCTGCTGCTGAtatccagcccccacccatccgaAGAGCCAAAACCAAAGAGGGCAAAG GTCCAGGCCACAAGAGGCGGAGTAAGAGTCCCCGAGTGCCTGATGGACGCAAGAAGCTTCGGGGAAAGAAGATGGCACCACTCAAGATCAAACTAGGGCTGCTGGGTGgcaagaggaagaagggaggctCG TATGTTTTCCAGAGTGACGAGGGCCCTGAACCAGAGGCTGAGGAGTCAGACCTGGACAGTGGCAGTGTCCACAGTGCCTCAGGCCGCCCTGATGGCCCTGTCCGCACCAAGAAACTAAAGAGAGGCCGgccaggaaggaagaagaagaagg TCCTGGGCTGTCCTGCAGTGGCCGGGGAGGAGGAGGTTGATGGCTACGAGACGGATCACCAGGATTACTGTGAGGTGTGCCAGCAGGGTGGGGAAATTATTCTGTGTGACACCTGCCCTCGTGCCTACCACCTCGTCTGCCTTGATCCTGAGCTTGACCGGGCTCCTGAGGGCAAATGGAGCTGCCCCCACTGT GAGAAGGAGGGGGTACAGTGGGAggccaaggaggaggaggaagactatgaagaggagggggaagaggagggggagaaggaggaagaggacgaCCACATGGAGTACTGCCGTGTGTGCAAGGATGGCGGGGAGCTCCTGTGCTGCGACGCCTGCATCTCCTCCTACCACATTCACTGTCTGAACCCCCCGCTGCCTGACATCCCCAACGGCGAGTGGCTGTGTCCCCGATGCACA TGTCCCGTGCTGAAAGGCCGTGTGCAGAAGATCCTGCACTGGCGGTGGGGGGAGCCCCCCGTGGCAGTGCCAGCCCCCCAACAGGCAGACGGGAATCCAGATGCCCCACCCACACGTCCTCTTCAAGGCAGATCGGAGAGAGAGTTCTTTGTCAAGTGGGTAGGACTGTCCTACTGGCACTGCTCCTGGGCCAAGGAGCTTCAG CTGGAAATTTTCCACTTGGTAATGTACCGAAACTACCAACGGAAGAATGACATGGACGAGCCCCCACCCCTGGACTACGGCTCTGGTGAGGATGATGGGAAGAGTGACAAACGCAAGGTGAAGGACCCGCACTATGCCGAGATGGAGGAGAAGTACTACCGTTTTGGCATCAAGCCAGAGTGGATGACCGTCCACCGGATCATCAACCACAG TGTGGATAAGAAGGGAAATTACCACTATCTAGTGAAATGGAGGGACTTGCCATATGACCAGTCCACGTGGGAGGAAGATGAAATGAACATCCCTGAATATGAAGACCATAAACAAAGCTACTGGAGACACCG AGAACTAATTATGGGGGAGGACCCCGCCCAGCCCCGCAagtataagaagaagaagaaggagctgCAGGGTGATGGGCCTCCCAGCTCTCCTACTAATGAT CCTACAGTGAAATACGAGACTCAGCCACGGTTCATCACAGCCACTGGAGGAACACTGCACATGTATCAGCTGGAGGGGTTGAACTGGCTACGCTTCTCGTGGGCCCAGGGCACTGACACCATTCTGGCTGATGAGATGGGACTGGGCAAGACCATACAAACCATCGTCTTCCTCTACTCACTGTATAAGGAG GGCCACACAAAGGGTCCCTTCCTGGTGAGCGCCCCGCTCTCCACCATCATTAACTGGGAGCGGGAGTTCCAGATGTGGGCACCCAAGTTCTATGTGGTGACATACACGGGTGACAAGGACAGCCGAGCCATCATTCGTGAGAATGAGTTTTCCTTTGAAGACAATGCCATCAAAGGTGGCAAGAAAGCTTTTAAGATGAAG AGGGAGGCGCAGGTGAAGTTCCATGTTCTCCTGACATCATATGAGCTGATCACCATTGATCAGGCAGCTCTTGGCTCCATCCGCTGGGCCTGTCTCGTGGTGGATGAGGCCCATCGGCTCAAGAACAACCAGTCCAAG TTTTTCAGGGTCCTCAATGGCTACAAGATAGATCATAAGTTGCTGCTGACAGGGACTCCATTGCAGAATAATCTGGAGGAGCTCTTCCATCTGCTGAACTTCCTCACCCCAGAGAGGTTTAA CAatctggaaggcttcctggaggagtttGCCGACATATCCAAAGAAGACCAGATTAAGAAACTTCATGACTTGCTGGGGCCACATATGCTGAGGAGGCTCAAGGCTGATGTCTTTAAGAATATGCCGGCCAAGACAGAGCTCATCGTCCGCGTGGAGCTGAGCCCCATGCAGAA GAAATACTACAAGTATATCCTGACCCGAAATTTTGAGGCCTTGAATTCACGAGGAGGTGGGAACCAAGTGTCATTGCTTAACATCATGATGGACCTTAAGAAGTGCTGCAACCATCCTTACCTCTTTCCCGTGGCTGCTATG GAGTCCCCCAAACTTCCCAGTGGGGCATATGAGGGTGGGGCACTTATTAAGGCGTCTGGGAAGCTTATGCTGCTGCAGAAGATGCTGCGGAAGCTGAAGGAGCAAGGACACAGAGTGCTCATCTTCTCGCAG ATGACCAAAATGTTAGACTTGCTAGAGGACTTCTTAGACTACGAAGGCTACAAGTATGAGCGCATTGACGGCGGCATCACTGGTGCCCTGAGGCAGGAGGCCATCGATCGCTTCAATG CTCCAGGGGCCCAACAATTCTGCTTCCTCCTGTCCACCCGGGCTGGAGGCCTGGGCATCAATCTGGCCACTGCCGACACTGTCATCATCTTTGATTCAGACTGGAACCCCCATAATGATATCCAG GCCTTCAGCCGTGCTCATCGGATCGGCCAGGCCAACAAAGTGATGATTTACCGGTTTGTGACTCGCGCATCAGTGGAAGAGCGAATCACGCAGGTGGCCAAGAGAAAGATGATGCTGACACATCTGGTGGTGCGGCCTGGGCTGGGCTCCAAGGCGGGCTCCATGTCCAAGCAGGAGCTGGACGACATCCTCAAGTTCGGCACCGAGGAGCTGTTTAAGGATGAAAATGAGG GGGAGAACAAGGAGGAGGACAGCAGTGTGATTCACTATGACAACGAGGCCATCGCTCGGCTCTTGGACCGGAACCAGGATGCAACTGAGGACACTGATGTGCAGAACATGAACGAGTATCTCAGCTCCTTCAAGGTGGCCCAGTACGTGGTGAGGGAAGAAGACAAG ATTGAGGAAATCGAACGAGAGATCATCAAGCAGGAGGAGAACGTGGACCCTGACTACTGGGAGAAGCTGCTGAGACACCACTACGAGCAGCAGCAGGAGGACCTGGCCCGAAACCTCGGCAAAGGCAAGAGGGTCCGCAAGCAGGTTAACTACAACGATGCCGCTCAGGAGGACCAAG ATAACCAGTCAGAATACTCAGTGGGATcagaggaggaggatgaagacTTTGATGAGCGTCCTGAAG GGCGTCGACAGTCCAAGAGGCAGCTCCGGAACGAAAAGGATAAGCCACTGCCTCCACTGCTGGCTCGAGTTGGGGGCAACATTGAG GTGTTGGGATTCAACACCCGTCAGCGGAAGGCCTTCCTCAATGCTGTGATGCGCTGGGGCATGCCACCACAGGACGCCTTCACCACCCAGTGGCTGGTGCGGGACCTCAGGGGCAAGACAGAAAAAGAGTTCAA GGCCTATGTGTCTTTGTTCATGCGCCATCTCTGTGAGCCCGGGGCAGACGGCTCTGAAACCTTTGCTGACGGGGTCCCTCGGGAGGGACTGAGTCGCCAGCAAGTGTTGACCCGCATTGGAGTCATGTCTCTCGTCAAGAAGAAG GTTCAGGAGTTTGAGCACATCAATGGGCGCTGGTCTATGCCGGAGCTGATGCCCGACCCCAGTGCTGACTCCAAGCGCTCCTCCAGAGCCTCCTCTCCTACCAAAACGTCTCCCACCACTCCTGAGGCTTCTGCTGCAAACAGTCCTTGCACCTCAAAACCTG CTACTCCAGCTCCCAGTGAGAAAGGAGATGGCATAAGGACACCTCTGGAGAAGGATGAAGCAGAAAACCAGGAGGAGAAGCCAGAGAAGAATAGCAGAATTGGGGAGAAGATGGAAACAGAG GCTGatacccccagcccagccccatcaCTTGGGGAACGGCTGGAGCCAAGGAAGATTCCTCTAGAGGATGAGGTGCCAGGGGTACCTGGAGAGATGGAGCCTGAACCTGGGTACCGTGGGGACAGAGAGAAGTCAG CCACAGAGTCGACGCCAGgagagaggggggaggagaagccgATGGATGGACAGGAACACAGGGAGAGGCCGGAGGGGGAGACGGATTTGGGCAAGAGAG AAGATGTAAAAGGGGACCGGGAGCTTCGACCTGGGCCTCCTCGAGACGAGCCGCGGTCCAACGGGCGACGtgaggagaaggcagagaagcCGCGGTTCATGTTCAATATTGCAgatggtggcttcacag AGCTCCACACGCTGTGGCAGAATGAGGAACGGGCAGCTATTTCCTCGGGGAAACTCAATGAGATCTGGCACCGAAGACATGACTATTGGCTTCTGGCTGGGATTGTCCT CCATGGCTATGCACGGTGGCAGGACATCCAGAATGATGCTCAGTTTGCCATCATCAACGAGCCATTTAAAACTGAAGCCAATAAGGGGAACTTTCTGGAGATGAAAAATAAGTTCCTGGCCCGGAGATTCAAG CTCCTGGAGCAGGCGCTGGTGATTGAGGAGCAGCTGCGGCGGGCGGCCTACCTGAACCTATCACAGGAGCCGGCGCACCCCGCCATGGCCCTCCACGCCCGCTTCGCCGAGGCCGAGTGCCTGGCCGAGAGCCACCAGCACCTCTCCAAGGAGTCGTTGGCGGGGAACAAGCCGGCCAACGCCGTGCTGCACAAGGGTAAGGGCCGCGGCGGCCCCGCGCGGGGGAGGGCCCACAACGCTGC TTCTGAACCAGCTGGAGGAGTTGCTGAGCGACATGAAGGCGGACGTGACCCGCCTGCCAGCCACGCTGTCCCGAATACCCCCCATCGCAGCCCGCCTTCAGATGTCCGAGCGCAGCATCCTCAGCCGGCTGGCCAGCAAGGGCACGGAGCCTCACCCCACACCG GCCTTCCCCCCGGGTCCGTACGCTACACCTCCGGGGTACGGGGCGGCCTTCAGCGCCGCACCCGTAGGGGCCCTGGCCGCCGCAGGCGCCAATTACAGCCAGATGCCTGCAGGGTCCTTCATCACAG CCGCCACCAACGGCCCTCCAGTGCTggtgaagaaggagaaggaaatggTGGGGGCATTGGTGTCAGACGGGCTGGATCGGAAGGAGCCCCGAGCCGGGGAGGTGATCTGTATAGACGACTGACCGGATCCCAGGCCTGCCCTTCACCCAGGCCCCGTCCCCGAGGCCGACCCCCAGCTCAGGCTCTGGGGCCTGCTGCCAGTCCTCCGCCTTCCCCACCCCTCGGGCCCCCACTGGGCTAG